The window CAGCCATAAGCATTCAATAGCACCATGATTCTGATTGTAGTGACAataattttagataattttatgattttcaaacaTAACATGTCTTTCAACTCTCCTCCCATACTCATCTTTCACCAACACCAAGAAAAATGTCTATGCACGTCAATTCTCTAGCTTTTGCAGATGGAACATTCAAATTCTCAAGCCTATTTTAGCAGCAATTCGCAATACTTGTAAACTACAGAGCAAAGACAGCATTAGCAACGATAAAGCTAGAAATCATATTACTAACCTCCTGACCAGGCTCTAGTTTGATTTTCAGTAGCTTATGACCAGCTTCTTCAAAATCAACACTAGACATGATGGTCAAGTAGATAGTTCTTCGAAGATTGACCAAATTTGTCTCGGTCTCATCTTTTATTTGcatcttttcttcttcctcttcatcagattcatcttcatcttcatcctcATCCTCTGAACCACCATCAGAATCAGCTTCATCGTCAGATTCTTCACCTAGTATTGATTTCTTCAGTTCTTCatatttcttctcattttccaAGAAATTGGGATCGGCCTTGAAAATATCTACACACAAAATAAAGAACAGAGTTAAGACTATATAACAGTTAAAAGTAGAAAAGAATAAACATCCAAAAGTATAATTACCTAAGGTAATCTCAGGATCAATTTCATCAGAGAGTGAAACTTCATGAGTCAGTTGGTCTTCCTGCTCTACAAGGTCCAACTCTGGACGCACAGCCGGATACCCCTGCACATAAGATTTACATAACCAATTCAAAATTCTGCGTTATTAATGACTACTTACTAAACAAaacagaaagagaaaaaaaaataatatttgcaCGACAAAGCTACACCTGAAACTTTGCTTTTCTCAATGCAAAGAGGCCTTCAATCAAGAACTGAACACGCTTATCTATTTCTCCTTCATGAAGAATTCCACGAAACCGCTCAAAGATACCTATTTTGAACAGGGGAAAAACAAGCATTAATACCATTATCTTATCTTATCCAGAAAAACATGACaaatatgaaagcaaaaatAAGTATCAGTACTTGCGCACATAAACAGGACAGACCTAAATACGGCAAAACCAAATCACATACAAGATTTGCATTTCCAAAAGCCCTTGTTCTCATTATTTTGACCATTGTTTGATGAgaagattagggtttcaaaactaCACATAAAAGTAATCCTTTAGTTGGAACCAACCATATCAAAACCAGCCAATTCAGATAATTGACACATTCTTGCTCTCAAATCAGAACGATTTTCTAATACTTATTTGAAAAAGTATTAAATTTGAACGATTTTCTAATACTTATTTGAAAAAGTattaaatttgaaacaaaacttTTTCAGTAATTGGCCCAAACAAAGCATGAGGAAAAGAAGTAAGAGAGGGAACTTGCAACCAATGAACAAGCACGTAAGTTCAGATAATCAAGCCAAAAAAACAAACGAAATCTAAAGTAGATCCTTTTCCACCCACCATGAAGCCCTCTAGGACAGAGGTCCTGTAGCATGGAGCCACATTCTGTGACAAAACCCACCGCAACCTCCACACTATCATCTGTAGGGTTCTCTAGCAGGACCGTCAAGAGTTCAAGAGCAATCAGCTCATGAACTACCTGCTGGTTCACCAGATGGGCTATAAACTTGACTGCTGCCAACAATTGGGGCTGCAAACAGAAACCAAAAAATCAGTGGGAAAACAGTTTGTCAGCTGGGTTTGATAAATAACAGAAAaggcaaatgaaagaaaaaagaagtagGAAAATCAGCGAATACCTTGTCATTTCGTTTGTAAGCTCTTTGCAACTGTAATATGATCCTCCTTAGCAACAACTCGCCAACTTCAGGAAACTTTGTATTGGCAACTGCAACCAATGCAGCAAATACATCAGTAAAGCCCGGGGATGCCATCTGAGACTTCATACATGAACGGCAAAACAATCCCCTGCCACGAATCAGGTTCTCAGCAAATAGCTCTGGTATAATGTTTTTGATATTTGTAGCATTAACCTTATTAACCAAACCATTAATACTCTTCCTAAGAGCGTCCCAACTCATTCTTTGATACTCCACACTACTCTTATcctgcacttctttcatcatccTCGCCAACTTATACGGAGGAATGTAAACTCCGCCACTCCTTCCCAAGTTCTCTTCCTTCTGTACCACCACCTTCGGGTTTTCATTCCCCTTCCCACTATCATTATTAATCTCGCTCTCCGTCAAATTCCTATCTACTTTCTTCCTATCCCGCCCCTCCACCTCTCTGTCATCATCCCTTCTCCGGCTATCTTTCTCCCTCTCATCTCTTCTCCTCCCTCTTTCCCTATCTCTATGCCCATCTATGTCATCTCTTCTTCTCCCTCTTTCCCTATCCCTCCTCCGATCTTTCCTATCACTATCACTGTCACTGTCCTCATCTTTATACCCGTCCTTGTCGTCTCTTCTCCTTCCTCTTTCCCTATCCATCCTCCGAGCTTTCCTGTCACTATCTCTGTCCTCATCTCTATACGCATGCTTGTTAGAGTCCCTCCTCCTCCTATGCCCGTTATCCTGACCATCATCGCACTCGTTCCTTCTCCTACTTCTATCCCTCCTATCATCCTTCACGTCCCCATCCTCCTCCTTCCTTCGACCTGTCGATCTATCCTCTTCCCTCCTCCTATCCTGCCGTTCTTCTTCTTCACTATCGTCCCGCTCGCTTCTTCTTCTCTGGTCCTCCCTATCAGTATCCCTACGTTTCCCGTTCTCCACCCTTCTATGCCGCAGCTTATCGTCACCTTCCCGACTGTCCTTCCTACCCCTCCTacctctttcttcttcctcaaaaTTCCTTCTCTTCTCATAATTTTGGGCCTTGATTCCATCGATATGCTCCACCGGAGAATCCGACAATTCGCCCTCTTCCGCCTCACTAGGTGACGAACTGGATTGATTCTTTCTCACCATTTTTACTTCAACCCACTAGCTGTCAAAGTTAAGGAAAGGAAATATTACCAAATCCTCGATTTGATACTGCTTAGAACCAACGAGCGGTGggaatttagaaaagaaaagaagatttgAAACTGATTGATTAAACCCTAATTACAGAACgatagaagggaaaaaaaaggagacaaaagtgAGAAGGGGCGGGTTTTGGCTGATTCGGATCGGTAGTTTCTTTCGTGGATCTGGAAGATGAGGCTGAATTGGCAAACAAAGGTGTTGTTTGACCAGAGCGGATGTCAAATTGTCGACGACTCAAAGTTTGCTTGTACTAAATTTTACCCACGTCTTGGCACagtgctttttttttgtttactgtaaatttatataaatataaataatttaaatataaataatttaaatataaaaattaacaataatccATCATGTTCATTTatattaactttaaaaaattaatgcatTATAAATgctcaattatttactaatttttaaaaatttgtttatatATTTTCAATAAAATATGACAGTATACATCAAGTAATATATTTCATATCAAAAACTTAGTAGATATTcttttttgataaatattttttagataatttaaatttttataatgatcatAAATCTAGAAGTATATATTCACatttaattaagtagaaaaGATCCAGCAATCCGcttttttttatcaataatATTGGTAAA is drawn from Coffea arabica cultivar ET-39 chromosome 1c, Coffea Arabica ET-39 HiFi, whole genome shotgun sequence and contains these coding sequences:
- the LOC140011234 gene encoding uncharacterized protein, with translation MVRKNQSSSSPSEAEEGELSDSPVEHIDGIKAQNYEKRRNFEEEERGRRGRKDSREGDDKLRHRRVENGKRRDTDREDQRRRSERDDSEEEERQDRRREEDRSTGRRKEEDGDVKDDRRDRSRRRNECDDGQDNGHRRRRDSNKHAYRDEDRDSDRKARRMDRERGRRRDDKDGYKDEDSDSDSDRKDRRRDRERGRRRDDIDGHRDRERGRRRDEREKDSRRRDDDREVEGRDRKKVDRNLTESEINNDSGKGNENPKVVVQKEENLGRSGGVYIPPYKLARMMKEVQDKSSVEYQRMSWDALRKSINGLVNKVNATNIKNIIPELFAENLIRGRGLFCRSCMKSQMASPGFTDVFAALVAVANTKFPEVGELLLRRIILQLQRAYKRNDKPQLLAAVKFIAHLVNQQVVHELIALELLTVLLENPTDDSVEVAVGFVTECGSMLQDLCPRGLHGIFERFRGILHEGEIDKRVQFLIEGLFALRKAKFQGYPAVRPELDLVEQEDQLTHEVSLSDEIDPEITLDIFKADPNFLENEKKYEELKKSILGEESDDEADSDGGSEDEDEDEDESDEEEEEKMQIKDETETNLVNLRRTIYLTIMSSVDFEEAGHKLLKIKLEPGQEMELCIMLLECCSQERTYLRYYGLLGQRFCMINKVHQENFEKCFVQQYSMIHRLETNKLRNVAKFFAHLLGTDALPWHVLSYIRLTEEDTTSSSRIFIKILFQELSEHLGIRLLNERLNDPTMQDSFESIFPKDNPKNTRFSINFFTSIGLGGITENLREYLKNMPRLIMQQQKPVSESDESGSASSDDSDSSESESSSSSKESESDSGSDDRRRKRRRR